CGGCCGTTCTCCGTTTTGAAAGACTTGGCTGCTGCGCTGGCCGTGAGCGATGGCCCGAAGAAAAGACTTGCGCAGCCGCAACCTGCGGAGCGTGAGGCGTCGTCGGGTAAAGGCGAGAGCAGCTTGAGCGACCTCGAGCTGTTTTGGCGCGAAATGGCGGGAGTCAGGCGTCTCTGGCCGGAGGGGACGAACCTCGTCGAGCGCCGGGGGCCGACTCGGGTGCCGCGGGCACTGACCAGTGAGGATGCGGAAGTGCTTGCCGAGCTCGCGGATTTAGTTGCGGGACTGGCAGCGTTCGACGTCACGTTGTCGGACGAGTACGTGGAGGGAATCGCGGGCGGGCTCGACTTGCGTTTGCTCCAGCGGCTGCGACGTGGCGAGTTCGCTTATCAAGACTATGTCGACTTGCATGGTCTCAACGTGGAGCAGGCCAAGGCGAAGGTGGAAGAGTTTTTATCTGCCGCGGTGCGCACCGGGAAACGATGCGTCTTGATCGTCCACGGGCGGGGCAAGAATTCGAAGGACCAAGTGCCGGTACTGAAAAGCCGAGTGACCGAGTGGCTAGCCCGTGGGCGTTGGTCGCGCATGGTGCTCGCGTTTTGCAGTGCCCGACCGTGCGATGGCGGCACGGGTGCCCTGTACGTGTTGTTGCGCCGCCGACCACGGGAGCGCGGTCGAGTGCGCGTGGCCACTGGGGTGAAATGGTAACCCGTCGCATGAGAAGCTGCTGGTGCCCGCGTGCGGGTGTGTGCTGGCACGGCGGATGGGGGCGGGGGAGCGCAGCTTCGAGCCCGCAATGGGTGCCAACCGAAAGCTGATGAGGGAGGTGTTCATGAGATGGCGAGCAACCATCCTGTGCGCAGTGGGTGTCGTGTTCGGGCTGACGACTGTGGGGAGAGCTCAACTGCTACCCCAAGGATTGCCTCTTGAGGTTGCGGAAAAACTGGTAGAGGCCAAGCAAATTTACGTGGCCACCCAGCGCCAGGATGGGTCGCGGAGCGAGGCAGCTCCGGTGTGGTTTGGCATCATGGAGGGAGCCGTTTGGTTCACCACCAGTCCGGATAGCCACAAGGGCAAACGGATTCGGCGCGGCAGCCCGGTGTTCGTCTCCGTGCAGGGGAAGAAAGGCCCGTTTGTACGCTTGCGGGCGGAAATCGTTAACGATGGCGACAAAGCCGAGGCCCTCGGGAAAATCTACGAACGCAAGTACTGGTTGGCGTGGTTGGGCTTTTTCCGGCCGAGCAAGGAGCGAGTCCAGTCGGGCAAGGTGTTGCTCATCCGCCTGACCGCCGAGGGCGGCGAAGA
This sequence is a window from Candidatus Binatia bacterium. Protein-coding genes within it:
- a CDS encoding Smr/MutS family protein; its protein translation is MSRRENKSTMVPRNAATFAYRPFSVLKDLAAALAVSDGPKKRLAQPQPAEREASSGKGESSLSDLELFWREMAGVRRLWPEGTNLVERRGPTRVPRALTSEDAEVLAELADLVAGLAAFDVTLSDEYVEGIAGGLDLRLLQRLRRGEFAYQDYVDLHGLNVEQAKAKVEEFLSAAVRTGKRCVLIVHGRGKNSKDQVPVLKSRVTEWLARGRWSRMVLAFCSARPCDGGTGALYVLLRRRPRERGRVRVATGVKW
- a CDS encoding pyridoxamine 5'-phosphate oxidase family protein, with the translated sequence MRWRATILCAVGVVFGLTTVGRAQLLPQGLPLEVAEKLVEAKQIYVATQRQDGSRSEAAPVWFGIMEGAVWFTTSPDSHKGKRIRRGSPVFVSVQGKKGPFVRLRAEIVNDGDKAEALGKIYERKYWLAWLGFFRPSKERVQSGKVLLIRLTAEGGEEPQRGS